In the genome of Candidatus Delongbacteria bacterium, the window AAGTGTAAATTATAGTGGTACTAATACTAATAATTTCGCCTTAGATGAATTAATTGAAATTGAATCTAAGTAATAATAAATAATGCCAAAAAAAGTAAGTCTGATTCTTGATGCAACTATTGATGTTTTAAAGGGTTTGAATACAAATATTTGGGGTGGTGTCGAAGAAGCAGAAAAAGCTGGTAAAATTGTTAAAACTGGCTTATCTAGTGCCGATGTTGTTATTGGTGCAAGTCATACTTTGGAAGATGTCGCTTGTAATGATTACTAATTTAGATTTATTTTTTATTTTATAAGATCAGATAATCTGGTCTTATAAAACAATACTATTTTTTATTTAGCCTTCTAATACTTTCAAAACAATTAAGGATTAAAAAGTTTGAATTACTTTTAAAAATTGATAAATACTAACTTGATTAACTGAATAAACTGGAATTTGTTTTTCTTGAGCTAATTGTTTTATTTTTA includes:
- a CDS encoding photosystem I reaction center subunit IV; protein product: SVNYSGTNTNNFALDELIEIESK